One part of the Solanum dulcamara chromosome 8, daSolDulc1.2, whole genome shotgun sequence genome encodes these proteins:
- the LOC129901506 gene encoding uncharacterized protein LOC129901506, with protein MAVKLTERGIHEAENSIEVSFRESFEFLKPQLNPPFSLKVLTQEEYSNLNKAIIFGILSQPNLAEVHMKHLHAIITDGYDFFTCMLVKIVDELYAKLLDSVKVQILWVTKEMLNVLAIGFDKFLVSLLRQIVGGDFSEGNLWLCLEMVSLFLANWDCLLEEEPLILNKGVYVFLRLLADHYRVPSNPMIDGLKRMEVVFCVRLLREQFPLCLKMGRDLIRLLQDLVHITEFKAIWKDLLLNPRQFGVDGFKDISQIYLTKTPSSYFLLRITPEMETKLRFLLTRVKLGNQKRYQVWFAKKFVGVPGREVILTDIVRFICCSVHPSSEIMQPDILPRWAVIGWLLTSCRKSYVEANSKLALFYDWLFFDEITDNVMNIEPAILLMVNSIPNYIEVTRTLLEFLLIVVDNYDIERKEIISKGVSTALSILVKRGIVSSLDVLTRCDMIAPVHREMFGKLVLVMQGTHSKKLESASIIHDMSPPPSHLLSSSLGSEHPNRVN; from the coding sequence ATGGCTGTAAAGCTTACTGAAAGAGGAATCCATGAAGCTGAAAATTCAATTGAAGTGTCTTTTAGAGAATCTTTTGAGTTTCTTAAACCCCAATTAAACCCACCATTTTCCTTAAAAGTGCTAACACAAGAGGAATACTCAAACCTGAATAAAGCTATAATCTTTGGCATTTTATCCCAACCTAACTTGGCTGAAGTTCATATGAAGCACCTACATGCAATTATTACTGATGGATATGATTTCTTTACGTGTATGCTTGTCAAGATTGTTGATGAATTGTATGCGAAATTGCTTGACTCGGTGAAAGTTCAGATTTTATGGGTTACTAAAGAGATGTTGAATGTTTTGGCTATAggatttgataaatttttggtGTCTCTTTTAAGGCAAATTGTAGGTGGGGATTTTAGTGAGGGGAATTTGTGGTTGTGCTTGGAGATGGTTTCACTGTTTTTAGCCAATTGGGATTGTTTATTAGAGGAAGAACCATTGATTTTGAATAAGGGGGTGTATGTGTTCCTTCGGTTATTGGCCGATCATTATAGAGTACCAAGTAATCCAATGATTGATGGATTGAAGAGAATGGAGGTTGTATTCTGTGTTCGACTTTTGAGGGAACAGTTTCCTTTGTGTTTGAAGATGGGGAGGGACTTAATTAGGCTTTTGCAAGACTTGGTTCATATAACTGAGTTTAAAGCCATATGGAAAGACTTGTTATTGAATCCAAGACAGTTTGGGGTGGATGGATTTAAAGATATTTCACAAATTTACCTCACAAAAACTCCAAGTTCATACTTTTTGCTTCGAATAACTCCTGAAATGGAAACAAAATTGAGGTTTTTGCTTACACGTGTCAAGTTGGGTAATCAAAAGAGGTACCAGGTTTGGTTTGCTAAGAAGTTCGTTGGAGTACCTGGGAGAGAAGTCATTTTAACGGACATTGTTAGGTTTATATGCTGTTCTGTTCATCCATCCAGTGAAATAATGCAACCAGACATCTTACCCAGATGGGCTGTGATTGGTTGGCTATTGACGTCGTGCAGGAAGAGTTATGTCGAAGCAAACTCGAAGCTTGCATTGTTTTATGATTGGCTTTTCTTTGATGAAATCACTGATAATGTAATGAACATTGAGCCTGCAATTCTTTTGATGGTGAACTCTATACCCAATTATATTGAAGTGACCCGTACTCTTCTCGAGTTCCTACTAATTGTGGTTGACAACTATGATATTGAGAGGAAGGAGATAATCTCCAAAGGGGTGTCAACAGCTCTTTCTATACTAGTTAAAAGAGGAATTGTCAGTTCACTTGATGTTTTGACTCGGTGTGACATGATAGCACCAGTCCATAGGGAAATGTTTGGAAAATTGGTATTGGTCATGCAAGGTACCCATTCCAAAAAATTAGAATCAGCCAGTATCATCCATGATATGTCACCACCACCTAGCCATTTGCTCTCATCAAGCTTGGGATCCGAACACCCTAACAGGGTAAACTGA